In the Ictidomys tridecemlineatus isolate mIctTri1 chromosome 10, mIctTri1.hap1, whole genome shotgun sequence genome, TGTGGTCCCAAAAGCCACAGCAGCAAGCAGCCTTCACTTTGGTCCCACAGTTCCAGCTTGGCTTCCAAGATGGTGTTGTTCAAAGTGAAGAAAAATCCAGACACAAATTTATCCAAAGGTGAAATATGCCAACAGCAGAGCCCAGGTGGGAGTCTGGGTCATCTTAAAGAGATaccttcccctcccccattaaaaaaaaaagcaaaaaacaagatAAGAACCAAACCCAAAGCTGTCAGGCATCACCACTTCTCAATGGCTCCAGCTCAAGGGCCAAGGCTCCCTGGTTAATGGAGCCTCATTCCCCTGCTAGCATCAAACGTAATTCTTGGTGGGGTACTCAGAGGGTCCCCGAGAGGGGGAATGCGGGGCAGATGCTGAATAGCGGGCCATGTAATGGCTGGAGCTCCGGGCCTCTCCAGAGGGGCAGGTGCAGCACAGCAGTCCCCCACCCAGCATCAGAAGGCCACAGGCTGCCCAGCCCAAATACAGGGAGGCCCCCAGCTCTCTCTTCTGGGCCTCAGCCACCAGGGGGTTGTAGAAGTCCTGGATGATGGTGTGGGCTGTCCAGCAGACTGGGATCAAGGTTAGAACCCCTGAGATGACAAAGATGATCCCAGAAGTGAGCACCAGGCGGGCCTTGGAATCCTGGTCCTCCACACAGGTGGTGCACTTGGCCCCAGCAAGGTAGACCAGAAGGCCAACCAGGGCCAAAAGGAGGGTGATGACACAGAGGGCACGTGCAGCCTGCAGGTCCTGGGGCAGTGCCAGCAGCGAGTCATACACCTTGCACTGCATCTGGCCAGTGCTCTGCACCACGCAGGACATCCACAGCCCCTCCCACACCACCTGGGCCACCACAATGCTGTTGCCGATGAAAGCGGTCACCTTCCACAGGGGCAGGGTGCAGGAAATCAGAGCCTTTACCCAGCCCAGCAAAGCTAGGACAATTCCCAGGATCTGCAGACCAGCAGAGGCCATGGCAAGGTTGAAGGGGCTACATTACATGGGAGAACAAAAGCAGAAGAATGTTAAAGGGTGGCTGGCCCGGACCTTATGTCACAGCTGTGACCCCACACAGGATGCCAACAGCAGGAACCCCGGGAGTTGTCCACAGGTCCTGATATTGGAGCAAGCTGTACTCTGTGAGCCTCATTTACTCACGGTCAAAATTAGCATTTAATGCCTCCCTAGTTAATCACCTCTTCCCCAATAATTAAGGTTGCCCAGGTTTCTCCTACCAGGTGCGGCTGTccagcctggcccagccctggAGGGGCAGGCAAGGTGCGGGGGACACAGGAGTTCCTTCTGGAAGGCCACCCCAATCACTGCCTGGGTTCACTCTCACTCTCCTTTGAGGGGCCAAGGAGTGAGCCCTCAAAGTTGGGGAACTTTTTGTGCGTATTTAGACCAAAAGACCATGTTAGGGTCCCAAGAGGAGATAAAACCCGAGGGTCTGTTCAGCTGTTCCTCCACCACTAAGCTGGCTGCACCTGTGTTGGTCAGGCCCAAGATGTCGGGCTCACCATCCGAGGGGGATCTGCTGGATCTAGCTACCCGAGATTTCGCCCCCGAGTGCGTCCCtaccctcctctccttccctttccacaTACTATGGCTTGACTCTGTGCGAAGGCACCCGGACGGGTTCCACCACAGACCCCCTGGGCCACAGCTACAAGGCACTGAGCGCCGGGAGGGGCTTAATGGCGCGCGGGCCGCAGGGTTCCCTCCCGCAGGTGAGGGGGAGGGGAGTCCCGCCCTGGAGAGGTaggcaggtgggggaggggctcGCGGAGTTTCGGTGCCTTTGtccctggggagggggaggggcgttTAACCTTTCTGGAACTGCGGAAGGACTGGATCCCCTCAATACAGCCTCATGCCCAGGGACTCGCCCACCAGGTGGCCCCGCATGCGTCCCACCCAAGACCCCTGCGCTAGGCTCCGCGAGGTGTGTCTCCCAAGCCTAGCCCCGGGCTCACCTGCGTGAAGGACCTGAAAGATCCGTAGGCCGAGTGTGGGGACGGGGGCGGAGACGGGGGGTCTTAAAGAGGCAATGACGTCACTGGGCCACCTCCCCCGGGGAGGGGCAGAGACCCCGACCCGATCGGCAGTGGGCGCGAACGCTTTCCAAGCTAGTCAGAGAGGGGCGCTAGAGACCCAGACTGCTGCACCTGCAACCGGTTGGGATTCGGGGACCCGGGTTGGCTGACACCTCAGCCACCACTTATTAGCACTGTGACCTCGGGAATTCATTCAACTTtcccaagcctcagttttctactctgaaaaatgAAGACAGCAAGCATGCATTTTAGTATGTATGTCCTAAGGTATAAATTAAAGAGAACATtattacactactggagtgactctgaatcatgtacagccagaggaatgagaagttgtgctccatttgtgtaccatATGTCAAAAAAAGTTCtactgtaaaattaattaatttcaaaaagGAACATAATTTTTGCTATTGTTGCAGCCCCGGAGGGGGGGGGGCCCTTAAGAAAGCAGCAGTTAGCCTCacgcagtggcacaggcctgtattcccagcggctccgggaggctgaagcaggagagttcaaagaaagcagcctccgcaacttagcgaggccctaagcaactcagtgagaccctatctctaaataaaatgtaaaaaaagggctggggatgtggcttagtgactAAGCGCACCTGGGTTgaaaccccagcaccaaaaattaaattaaattttaaaaaccatcagTTTTTAAAGAACTGATTTAAAGAACCTTtggtcatgtataattaattggaacaattttttttttttgtaaagaatcTTTGAGAggactgggatgtaactcagtggtagagtgctagtgcaggaggtcctgggtttgatcctcagctttgcaaaacaaaataaaattttttgaaagatctcacagagttaaaaattatataagaaatcagtaattatttttatgGGTTGTTTCATATCTGATTCACCCTATCCCACAAGTTCCGGATTTGAACGCCGAATGGGTAGAGCCGGGTCCGCATGCTTGCAGAGTACTGGAGGCCTCCAGCGCTGGGACTGTTGAAAGAATGACTGAAGGTAGCGGGCCGCACGGGGAGGGGCATCCCGGAGCGGATGGCCGGGCTGGAGGAGGCCAGGGCCCCGCCCCGgaaggcgggggcgggggcggggcggcgaTCCCCTGTCTCCGCCGCCCGGCGGCCGGTGCAGACGGCAGTGGCCTCCCGGCGCTTACTATGGCTCTTGGCTCGCTGCGCCCGATGCTGCGGCTCCTCGTGCTGGGGCTCGGGCTGGGGCTGCTACGCGCCGCAACCGGGGAGCAGGCACCAGGTATGCGGGGCACAGGGGCTGGGAGCCAAAATTGGGTGCCTGGAGGACCATCCGGAACTGGGAAACGGGACGCACGTAGAGATCCGGGATCAGGTGGTCTTCAGACTCCGTGTATTCTAGTGGGGAAGGTCCAGCACACTCCCAAGTTTCATTCCTACTCTGGGCTCTCAGTTTCTCTGAATGTCCAATTGGGGTGTGGGGTCTTCTGCCCCAAAAGTCCGTGCCAGAAGTGGAGAGGAAGTTTAAGGGCGGGAGGTTTCTTCGGTAAGAGGGCACACCCCCAGCCTGGTCTTTAAGGATCTGCCCAGCCCCAGTGATTGAAGAGTCGGAGGGGAGTGTGTTGGGAATTCTGGGGGTCTGTACCTTCTATACCATGTGGGGTGCCCCCTTCCATCCGGTGACTTCAGTGCCCAGCTATGCGGGAGGAGGGACCGGGGTCGGGCCGGGTGCCCAGGAGTGAGTCACCCATTGGCGGCGGGGGGGTTGTGGGGACCTGACCCCTCTCCCCAAAGTTCCACGCTACTACCCCCACCCGCACTGCCATCTCCTGGTCATGCCGTTCGGTCACCTGTGAGgaatgcgggggggggggagggcgcCGGTGACTCACGTTATTCGAGCCGACCGACCCTGACCTCAGCCCCCAGAATAGCCGCGTCCCGCCCCCATCCTAACCCgctgccccctccccaggcaCCGCCCCCTGCTCTAGCGGCAGTTCCTGGAGCGCGGACCTGGACAAGTGCATGGACTGTGCGTCGTGTCCCGCGCGACCGCACAGTGACTTCTGCCTGGGCTGTAAGTGGGGTGCGGGTCCGGCAGCAAGTGGACCTCAGTGGAGCCGAGAGGGCTTCGGATCTGGGAAATTAATCCCCAGAAGGCGCAAGTGGGGTGCAAGCTTGAGGCTCAGTTCTAGGGGGCGGGGCTGGTCCGCAGAAGGTCGAAGTCTGACTTGAATCTTGGTCCCCAGGCGCTTCGGCACCTCCCGCCCCCTTCCGTCTGCTTTGGCCCATCCTGGGGGGTGCCCTGAGCCTGGCCCTGGTGCTGGCACTGCTTTCTGCCTTCCTGGTCTGGAGACGGTGCCGCAGGAGAGAGAAGTTTACCAGTAAGTGTGCCCCACCAAGCCGCCTACCCCATCGATCTTCCACATTTCAGCTGCTCATGACCCACGTCTTATCTTGCAGCCCCCATAGAGGAGACTGGTGGAGAGGGCTGTCCAGGTGTGGCGCTGATCCAGTGACTGAGCACCCCCACCGCCTGTGCGGCACTCACTCAATCcggttcattcatttgttcattcattctggAGCCAGCTCCTGCCTCCCAGACACAGGCCTAGCCAGGTTCCTCCAACCACAGGCGGGGCAGGCAGTGAATCATCCCTGAGGCCTGGGCCCAGGGTTCAGGAGAGCCTTCCAAGGAGTCTGATTGCCCTATGTCTGTCTGGTTCCAGGACAGAAAGGGAGCCTCAAGCTGGCTCACACTAAGAAACTGCAGCATTTGCACAAGGGGGGTCTCTCCCTTCCCCTGATGTCCTGGATGCCAGGCTGACTTCAGGGGCAGACACAACACTAGGCCCGACCCACACAGATGGACTGAAACTCCTCTAGGGGTCCTCATCTTGGGGGATTAGGGCCCTGTTCTTATAGGGGGCTGGCCCTCTAGGAGGGCTGGCCCTAAAATACAGACCCCTGCAACCCAAAGGGGGGAGGAGATATTTATTTTGGGGAGAACTTTAGAGTGGAGGGagaatttattaataaaagaatCTTTAACTTTAAATGGTTTGGAGTGTGGCATGATCCTGGGCTTGACTCCCCAGAGCTGGAGGGAGGGAGTGAGTCAGGCTGCCGCGGGGGCGGAGGGGGGGGTGAGGCTCTGACTCACACATTCTCAATGCCTGGAGCCCAGCCTGCCAGGACCTGGCCAGCCGTTTTCCAGGGAAGATCTTGAGGAGAAACAGGCATCCAGCACCCCACCCTTCCCAAAGGCctcaggtttcagactgaagacTTCAATTGTTCAGCaattttttattccctttttcaGGGCATACCTCCCCTTCCCCTGCTGCTGCCCTCCCATCCCAAGGTTCCAATGAGTTCAGTGTCCTCCTCTCTTGAGAGAAGGTCCTGTTGCCCAAACACCAATCTGGAGGAAGATAAACAAGCAAGCACCTTGTCCCTTCCTGAGGGTTGCAGTCTCCTCTGGGGAAAGACATGGGGAGTGATGTTGCCCACTATTGCTCAGAGGTCCATTATGTCCCCAGCTGGGGTTGCAGGATAGTGGGGACTAGGA is a window encoding:
- the Tnfrsf12a gene encoding tumor necrosis factor receptor superfamily member 12A, producing the protein MALGSLRPMLRLLVLGLGLGLLRAATGEQAPGTAPCSSGSSWSADLDKCMDCASCPARPHSDFCLGCASAPPAPFRLLWPILGGALSLALVLALLSAFLVWRRCRRREKFTTPIEETGGEGCPGVALIQ
- the Cldn6 gene encoding claudin-6: MASAGLQILGIVLALLGWVKALISCTLPLWKVTAFIGNSIVVAQVVWEGLWMSCVVQSTGQMQCKVYDSLLALPQDLQAARALCVITLLLALVGLLVYLAGAKCTTCVEDQDSKARLVLTSGIIFVISGVLTLIPVCWTAHTIIQDFYNPLVAEAQKRELGASLYLGWAACGLLMLGGGLLCCTCPSGEARSSSHYMARYSASAPHSPSRGPSEYPTKNYV